In a genomic window of Tissierella sp. Yu-01:
- the cysK gene encoding cysteine synthase A, producing MIYKNITETIGRTPLVKINNVDENMAEVLVKLESFNPGGSVKDRPALYMIMDAENKGLLKKGDTIIEATSGNMGIALSMIGAARGYKVKIVMPDTMSVERRRIMTAYGAELVLTEGKLGMKGSVEMAEKLAKENNYFLTRQFSNEANLQSHLETTAKEILEDTEGKLDAFVAGVGTGGTISGVGKVLKENNKEILTVAVQPVKSPVLTGGAPSSHGIQGLGANFIPDIYDKNVVDEIIDMDEDTAYSAARDLGKYEGILAGMSSGANFAAAIQIAKRLGKGKRVVVVLPDTGERYLSTVLFAQE from the coding sequence ATGATTTATAAAAATATCACAGAAACAATTGGGCGTACACCTTTAGTAAAAATCAATAATGTAGATGAGAATATGGCTGAAGTTTTAGTTAAATTAGAAAGTTTTAACCCAGGTGGAAGTGTTAAAGATAGACCAGCATTGTATATGATTATGGATGCTGAAAATAAGGGGTTATTAAAAAAAGGTGATACAATAATCGAAGCAACAAGTGGAAATATGGGTATTGCTTTATCAATGATAGGTGCAGCAAGAGGATATAAAGTAAAGATAGTTATGCCTGATACAATGAGTGTTGAAAGAAGAAGAATAATGACTGCTTATGGTGCAGAGCTAGTTTTAACTGAAGGGAAGTTAGGAATGAAGGGATCAGTAGAAATGGCTGAGAAGCTAGCTAAAGAAAATAATTATTTCTTGACTAGACAATTTTCTAATGAAGCTAATCTGCAATCTCATCTAGAGACAACAGCAAAGGAAATCTTAGAAGATACTGAAGGCAAACTTGATGCTTTTGTCGCAGGTGTAGGTACAGGTGGAACTATTAGTGGTGTTGGAAAGGTGTTAAAGGAGAATAATAAAGAGATTTTAACTGTTGCTGTTCAACCAGTTAAATCTCCGGTTTTAACAGGTGGAGCACCATCAAGTCATGGTATTCAAGGACTTGGAGCTAACTTTATTCCTGATATTTATGATAAGAATGTTGTTGATGAAATAATCGATATGGATGAAGATACAGCTTATTCGGCAGCAAGAGATTTAGGTAAATATGAGGGAATACTTGCTGGAATGTCATCAGGTGCCAATTTTGCAGCAGCTATACAAATAGCTAAAAGATTAGGAAAAGGTAAAAGAGTTGTAGTAGTTTTACCTGATACAGGTGAAAGATATCTTTCAACCGTTTTATTTGCTCAAGAGTAG